Proteins encoded together in one Apteryx mantelli isolate bAptMan1 unplaced genomic scaffold, bAptMan1.hap1 HAP1_SCAFFOLD_20, whole genome shotgun sequence window:
- the LOC136996067 gene encoding olfactory receptor 14J1-like: LLAFADTRELQLLHFSLFLGIYLAALMGNGLIITAVACDHRLHTPMYFFLLSLSLLDLGSISTTVPKSMANSLWDTRAISYLGCAAQVFLYFFLFGGEYSLLTVMAYDRYVAICRPLHYGTIMDSRACAKMAAAAWASGFLTAVLHTGNTFSMPLCQGNTVDQFFCEVPQILKLSCSESYLREVGLLLVTACLMLGCFVFIVLSYVQIFTAVLRIPSEQGRHKAFSMCLPHLAVVSLFVSTAVFAYLKPPSLSSPALDLVVAVLYAVVPPTLNPLIYSMRNKELKDALRKVISWTFFSSGNIAFALHK, encoded by the coding sequence ctcctggcatttgcggacacacgggagctgcagctcttgcacttctcgctcttcctgggcatctacctggctgccctcatgggcaacggcctcatcatcacagccgtagcctgcgaccaccgcctccacacccccatgtacttcttcctcctcagcctctccctcctcgaccttggctccatctccaccactgtccccaaatccatggccaattccctgtgggacaccagggccatttcctacttgggatgtgctgcccaggtcttcctgtatttcttcttgtttggaggagagtattctcttctcacagtcatggcctatgaccgctatgttgccatctgtagacccctgcactacggaacCATCATGGACAgtagagcttgtgccaaaatggcagcagctgcctgggccagtggtttcctcactgctgtgctgcacacggggaacacattttcaatgccactctgccaaggcaacacagtggaccagttcttctgtgaagttccccagatcctcaagctctcctgctcagaatcctacctcagggaagttggccttcttctggttactgcctgtttaatgcttgggtgttttgttttcattgtgctgtcctatgtgcagatcttcactgctgtgctgaggatcccctctgagcagggccggcacaaagccttttccatgtgcctgcctcacctggctgtggtctccctgtttgtcagcactgctgtgtttgcctacctgaagcccccttccctctcctccccagctctggatctggtggtggctgttctgtacgcagtggtgcctccaacactgaaccccctcatctacagcatgaggaacaaggagctcaaagatgccctgaggaaagtgatttcatggacatttttcagcagtggtaacattgcctttgctctccacaaatga